Proteins encoded in a region of the Anopheles ziemanni chromosome 2, idAnoZiCoDA_A2_x.2, whole genome shotgun sequence genome:
- the LOC131293115 gene encoding uncharacterized protein LOC131293115: MAKVVLLVLSIVCLAAQLALAKEKHIKYTEKDLLRKSIVYDKNTPDVFYCPVNKPTGMDKMIVRSRPLHKLCEHEGKPLPAHYKSDCYNDVDESNYACKEKYRIMMRLNPPGSDEPFNGQRLSRFMDMDDDMKRVKTKKRV, encoded by the exons ATGGCCAAGGTCGTACTGCTGGTTCTCAGCATCGTTTGCCTGGCGGCACAGCTGGCGttggcgaaggaaaagcacATCAAGTACACCGAGAAAGATCTGCTGCGAAAGTCGATTGTGTACGACAAAAACACACCCGACGTGTTCTACTGTCCCGTAAACAAACCTACCGGGATGGATAAGATGATCGTGAG ATCCCGTCCTCTGCACAAACTTTGCGAACATGAGGGAAAACCACTTCCCGCGCACTACAAATCCGACTGCTATAACGACGTCGATGAGTCCAACTACGCGTGCAAGGAAAAGTACAGAATAATG aTGCGACTTAATCCACCCGGTAGCGATGAGCCGTTTAATGGGCAGCGTTTGAGCAGGTTCATGGATATGGACGATGACATGAAGCGGGTTAAAACGAAGAAACGGGTGTGA